In Aquimarina spinulae, a single window of DNA contains:
- a CDS encoding ion channel: MAKKIKDPGIGKSSNKYAKRFINPDGSFNIKHINRPSSLSESYNYLISISWTKFFLWVVLGYTLINALFAMIYTFLGISNITESTGSVLKDFLNAFFFSAQTITTVGYGAMAPKGLVFGIISSFEALIGLLSFSFITGLLYGRFSRPRANIRFSSSMVFRKHNGVDCIMFRLMSRSANVMIRPKIEATLSLSQESKGKKYINNFYSLKLERNSITYLPTTWTIVHPIDELSPLKEFSKEQLQKLNGEILILASYYDESFAQEVHQVHSYVLKNLKQDQSFIPAFYYDEEGYTILDHDNLDKTLPHSST; the protein is encoded by the coding sequence ATGGCTAAAAAAATAAAAGATCCTGGTATAGGTAAGTCCTCTAATAAATACGCTAAACGATTTATCAATCCAGATGGCTCTTTTAATATAAAACATATCAATAGACCAAGCTCTTTGTCAGAGAGCTATAACTACCTGATTAGTATTAGTTGGACCAAATTTTTCCTATGGGTCGTATTGGGGTATACTTTGATCAATGCGTTATTTGCTATGATCTATACGTTTTTAGGGATATCAAATATTACAGAATCTACAGGGAGCGTTTTAAAAGATTTTCTTAATGCCTTCTTTTTTTCGGCTCAAACTATTACAACTGTAGGATATGGAGCGATGGCACCAAAAGGGCTTGTTTTTGGTATTATTTCTTCTTTTGAAGCTCTTATAGGGTTGTTAAGTTTTTCATTTATCACAGGGTTGTTATATGGTAGGTTTTCTAGGCCAAGAGCAAATATTAGGTTTAGTAGCAGTATGGTATTTAGAAAACATAATGGAGTAGATTGTATTATGTTTAGGTTAATGAGTAGAAGTGCTAATGTAATGATTCGGCCTAAAATTGAAGCTACACTCTCTTTGTCTCAGGAAAGTAAAGGCAAAAAATACATCAATAATTTTTACAGCCTAAAGCTGGAAAGAAATTCGATTACATACTTGCCTACAACCTGGACTATTGTGCATCCTATTGATGAATTGAGCCCGTTAAAAGAATTTAGTAAAGAGCAGTTGCAAAAATTAAACGGAGAAATTTTAATATTAGCTAGTTATTATGATGAATCTTTTGCGCAGGAAGTTCATCAGGTTCATTCTTATGTATTGAAGAATTTAAAACAAGATCAAAGTTTTATTCCAGCATTTTATTATGATGAAGAAGGCTATACAATTCTGGATCATGATAATCTGGATAAGACCTTACCGCATAGTTCTACTTAA
- the dapA gene encoding 4-hydroxy-tetrahydrodipicolinate synthase: MNDFLRGTGIALATPFNKDGSIDYDGVTSLVNFCIEGNVEYLVVLGTTAESATLSKEEKKNLTAHIVEVNNKRLPLVIGVGGNNTSAVVDEIKEINSSDFDAILSVVPMYNRPSQEGIYRHYKAINDSATLPVILYNVPSRTATNMTAETTLRLAQLDKIIGIKEAVGDFTQVLQIIKNRPSDFLVISGDDALALPAVVAGGDGVISVVGQGFPASFSEMIRLGLSGETKKAFEKLYTLLPAIDYAFEEGNPAGIKNILKVKGVCEDNLRLPLIPVSEGLAKKIEEFVED; the protein is encoded by the coding sequence ATGAATGATTTTCTAAGAGGAACAGGTATAGCATTAGCTACTCCTTTTAATAAAGATGGATCGATAGATTATGATGGTGTTACATCATTAGTTAATTTTTGTATAGAAGGGAACGTAGAATATTTGGTTGTATTAGGAACTACTGCAGAGTCAGCTACGCTCTCTAAAGAAGAAAAGAAGAATTTAACAGCACATATAGTAGAGGTAAATAATAAAAGACTTCCTTTGGTAATTGGAGTAGGAGGAAATAATACATCGGCAGTTGTTGATGAGATTAAAGAAATCAACTCATCTGATTTTGATGCTATTCTCTCTGTCGTTCCTATGTATAATAGACCTAGTCAAGAAGGCATTTATAGACATTATAAAGCCATAAATGATAGTGCTACTTTACCTGTTATATTGTATAATGTTCCATCTAGAACAGCAACTAATATGACAGCAGAAACAACTTTACGCCTTGCTCAATTAGATAAAATAATCGGAATTAAAGAAGCAGTGGGAGACTTTACTCAGGTTTTACAAATTATCAAAAATAGACCTTCTGATTTCCTTGTGATTTCTGGCGATGATGCATTAGCATTGCCGGCTGTGGTAGCAGGCGGAGACGGAGTGATAAGTGTAGTTGGTCAAGGGTTTCCGGCATCATTTTCAGAAATGATACGATTAGGGTTATCAGGAGAAACAAAAAAAGCATTTGAAAAACTATATACATTATTACCAGCAATAGATTATGCCTTTGAAGAAGGAAATCCTGCCGGAATAAAAAATATCCTGAAAGTAAAAGGGGTGTGCGAAGACAATCTTCGTTTACCACTAATACCCGTTTCAGAAGGTTTAGCAAAAAAAATAGAAGAGTTTGTTGAAGATTAA
- a CDS encoding DUF6913 domain-containing protein, whose translation MILKGLKRNAIKKSAEAYLKERETRSQNISNLKTLAVLIDATQSINIVSLLKLANELGVKSEELKVIGYKEDQKEIIDDKDAAYYNDKSFGVNGAIKSKSLQDFVDKDFDVLINFYEKNSVELNYVAAASKAKFKVGFAEVDNRINDLIIGSTTNDTNLFISELKKYLKILQII comes from the coding sequence ATGATTTTAAAAGGTCTTAAAAGAAATGCAATAAAGAAAAGTGCTGAAGCATATCTCAAAGAAAGAGAAACCAGATCTCAAAACATTTCTAATTTAAAAACCCTTGCAGTTCTTATTGATGCAACTCAATCGATTAATATCGTTTCATTATTGAAACTTGCTAATGAATTAGGAGTGAAATCTGAAGAACTAAAAGTGATAGGCTATAAAGAAGATCAGAAAGAAATTATAGATGATAAAGATGCGGCTTATTATAATGATAAGAGTTTTGGGGTAAACGGTGCAATAAAAAGTAAGTCTTTACAAGATTTTGTAGATAAAGATTTTGATGTTTTGATCAATTTTTATGAAAAAAATTCTGTAGAGCTAAACTATGTAGCAGCAGCTTCTAAAGCTAAGTTTAAAGTTGGTTTTGCAGAAGTAGATAATCGAATTAACGATTTGATTATTGGATCAACCACAAATGACACCAATCTTTTTATATCAGAGCTTAAGAAATATTTAAAAATTTTACAGATTATATAG
- a CDS encoding lysoplasmalogenase family protein, whose product MNGGKLLKLLISFLIIIQVLGCVFQNDFLNTYTSLILVVLIATLYFVNSKRIRTFKVIVLLIFFIKELGVFYAIDDVVKFQIEAHIVVYILLFYFLYYNHKSFVYNSRDVFTLVLGSSLFTIIFFMAYLELKDPMEEMRVLGFLYLLLIYVLLIVGAMHYINIRSEKSLWFFLSMLNFAFSDFMFLIDRFYLRSKELNVLMLICSPIALLFLVNYMITKSLVLKSEEFEGF is encoded by the coding sequence ATGAATGGAGGAAAACTACTAAAGCTTTTAATTTCTTTTTTAATTATTATACAAGTATTAGGATGTGTGTTTCAAAATGATTTTTTAAACACATACACTAGTTTGATTCTTGTTGTATTGATAGCCACACTTTATTTTGTAAATTCTAAACGAATAAGAACGTTTAAAGTTATTGTTCTTTTGATTTTTTTTATAAAAGAGTTAGGTGTATTTTATGCTATTGATGATGTTGTGAAATTTCAGATAGAGGCGCATATTGTGGTCTATATCCTGTTATTTTATTTCTTGTATTATAATCATAAGTCATTCGTATATAATAGCAGAGATGTTTTTACATTGGTATTAGGCAGTTCTTTGTTTACCATTATATTTTTTATGGCTTACCTGGAGCTTAAAGACCCTATGGAAGAAATGCGAGTATTGGGGTTTCTTTATTTGTTACTAATTTATGTTTTACTAATTGTAGGAGCAATGCATTATATAAACATACGATCAGAAAAATCTTTATGGTTTTTTTTATCTATGTTAAATTTTGCATTTAGTGACTTTATGTTTTTAATCGATAGATTTTATCTACGATCTAAAGAGCTTAATGTTCTTATGCTAATATGCAGCCCGATTGCTCTTCTTTTTTTGGTAAACTATATGATAACTAAATCGTTAGTTCTTAAATCTGAAGAGTTCGAAGGGTTTTGA
- a CDS encoding lysoplasmalogenase family protein, with product MKIRTLIKVLLLITGGLCVLSTAMNWPDLELYIKPTTVPLFFMLYWFNTKRISIPFLLVLLLCFLGDIFLLTDFQHSFIYVLLSYGVCYLLLFYFLYKNHKPIDYDGTDIAYVSIFFVVWSLIVYEIYDAIHVGMGDIKHYGLVYLLILYVLFIGAVFHYVNVRSTKSLWFLIAVLNFVISDACFALNKFYVSSIEFEIINSIYQLLAVFFLVQFKISSSTSLKLNKL from the coding sequence ATGAAAATAAGAACTCTTATTAAGGTGTTATTGCTCATTACGGGGGGGCTTTGTGTATTGAGTACTGCTATGAACTGGCCCGACTTAGAGTTGTATATAAAGCCAACCACTGTGCCTTTGTTTTTTATGTTGTATTGGTTTAATACAAAGCGTATAAGTATTCCGTTTTTACTGGTTTTATTACTTTGTTTTCTGGGAGATATATTTCTGCTTACAGATTTTCAGCATAGTTTTATATATGTATTGTTAAGTTATGGTGTTTGTTATTTGTTGTTGTTCTATTTCTTATATAAGAATCATAAACCTATAGATTATGATGGTACAGATATCGCTTATGTGTCAATTTTCTTTGTGGTATGGTCTCTTATTGTTTATGAAATTTATGATGCAATACATGTAGGGATGGGGGATATTAAGCACTATGGGTTAGTATATTTACTAATTTTATATGTGTTGTTTATAGGAGCCGTTTTTCATTACGTAAATGTTAGGTCAACCAAGTCGTTATGGTTTTTGATTGCGGTGTTAAATTTTGTGATTAGTGATGCTTGTTTTGCATTAAACAAGTTTTATGTGTCTTCAATTGAATTTGAAATTATTAATTCTATTTACCAATTATTGGCTGTTTTTTTTCTTGTACAGTTTAAGATATCTAGTTCGACTTCTTTAAAATTAAATAAATTGTAA
- the ligA gene encoding NAD-dependent DNA ligase LigA: protein MNTEQHINQLREELRQHNYNYYVLDAAVISDYEFDMKLKTLQELEEKHPEYYDPNSPTLRVGGEVTKNFETVVHEHRMYSLDNSYSKEDLLDWEKRIKKLVDGEVSYTCELKYDGASISLTYEDGVLVKAVTRGDGIQGDNVTTNVKTINSVPLKLKDGFPPKFDIRGEIILPYEGFAKMNEERIAAGEDPYANPRNTASGSLKLQDSSETAKRPLDCLLYSIIGNRLGIVTQFESLEKAREWGFKVPVESKLVHSIDEVLDFVTYWDEHRHNLPYETDGVVIKVNDLQQQEELGFTAKAPRWAMAYKFKAEQVFTTLHEITYQVGRTGAITPVANLEPVLLAGTTVKRASLHNADQIEKLDIRVGDTVFVEKGGEIIPKIIAVDFQKRDNNSQPTVYITQCPECHTDLIRKEGEAQHYCPNYQGCPPQIIGRIQHYISRKAMDIDGLGGETVALLVNENLIVNYADLYELKKEQVVPLERMAEKSAENLIAGIEKSKEIPFERVLFALGIRYVGETVAKKLAKHYKFIDAIIEASEEELVNVDEIGIKIAQSVVEFFASEENKNLINRLKQYGVQLEISAEKLANQTDTLQGQTFVVSGVFEKVSRNELKKMIEDNGGKISSSISSKTSFIVAGANMGPSKLEKAKALEIPIISEDEFLSKIA from the coding sequence ATGAATACAGAACAACACATCAATCAATTAAGGGAAGAACTAAGGCAGCATAATTATAACTACTACGTACTGGATGCTGCTGTAATAAGTGATTATGAGTTTGATATGAAGCTCAAAACACTACAGGAATTAGAAGAAAAACACCCAGAGTATTACGATCCTAATTCTCCAACACTTAGGGTTGGGGGCGAAGTAACCAAGAATTTTGAAACGGTAGTTCATGAGCATCGAATGTATTCTCTGGATAATTCATATTCAAAGGAAGATTTATTAGATTGGGAAAAACGTATTAAAAAGTTGGTTGATGGTGAGGTTAGTTATACCTGCGAACTTAAGTATGATGGAGCATCTATAAGTCTTACTTATGAAGATGGAGTGTTGGTAAAGGCGGTAACCAGAGGAGATGGTATTCAGGGAGATAATGTTACGACAAATGTAAAAACTATTAACTCTGTACCCCTAAAACTGAAAGATGGTTTTCCTCCAAAATTTGATATTCGGGGAGAGATTATTTTGCCTTATGAAGGTTTTGCAAAAATGAATGAAGAACGAATAGCAGCAGGAGAAGACCCTTATGCTAATCCTCGAAATACAGCTTCTGGTAGTTTAAAATTACAGGATAGTAGCGAAACAGCTAAGCGACCACTAGATTGTTTGTTATATAGTATTATAGGGAATAGGTTAGGAATTGTAACTCAATTTGAAAGTTTAGAAAAGGCTAGAGAATGGGGATTTAAGGTTCCTGTAGAATCCAAATTGGTACATTCGATCGATGAGGTATTAGATTTTGTAACATACTGGGATGAGCATCGTCATAATTTACCATATGAAACAGATGGAGTGGTGATTAAGGTAAATGATCTTCAGCAACAAGAAGAACTGGGGTTTACAGCCAAAGCTCCTCGATGGGCTATGGCTTATAAATTTAAAGCCGAGCAGGTTTTTACAACCCTTCATGAAATTACATATCAGGTAGGTAGAACGGGGGCAATTACGCCGGTAGCTAACCTCGAACCCGTATTGCTTGCAGGAACTACAGTAAAAAGAGCTTCTTTGCATAATGCCGACCAGATTGAGAAATTGGATATACGTGTTGGAGATACGGTTTTTGTTGAAAAAGGAGGGGAGATTATTCCAAAAATAATAGCAGTCGATTTTCAAAAAAGAGACAACAATTCGCAACCAACAGTATATATAACACAGTGCCCAGAATGTCATACCGATCTTATACGTAAAGAAGGAGAGGCTCAGCATTATTGCCCTAATTACCAAGGGTGTCCGCCTCAGATAATTGGACGTATACAGCATTATATTTCTCGTAAAGCGATGGATATCGATGGGCTGGGAGGAGAGACCGTAGCACTGTTGGTTAATGAAAACCTGATTGTAAACTATGCAGACCTTTATGAATTAAAAAAAGAGCAAGTTGTTCCTTTAGAAAGGATGGCAGAAAAAAGTGCAGAAAACCTTATTGCCGGAATAGAAAAATCTAAAGAAATCCCTTTTGAACGTGTTTTATTTGCATTGGGAATTCGATATGTGGGAGAAACCGTAGCAAAGAAACTCGCAAAACATTATAAGTTTATTGATGCTATTATCGAAGCTTCAGAAGAAGAACTGGTAAATGTAGATGAGATAGGAATAAAGATAGCTCAAAGTGTTGTAGAGTTTTTTGCTTCAGAGGAAAATAAAAATTTAATTAACAGGTTAAAACAATACGGAGTTCAGTTAGAAATTTCTGCAGAAAAACTAGCAAATCAAACAGATACTCTACAAGGACAAACATTTGTGGTGTCAGGGGTTTTTGAAAAAGTTTCACGTAATGAACTTAAAAAAATGATAGAAGATAATGGAGGTAAAATATCTAGTTCTATTTCTTCTAAAACTTCTTTTATTGTTGCAGGTGCTAATATGGGACCCAGTAAGTTAGAAAAAGCAAAAGCACTAGAAATTCCTATTATTAGTGAAGACGAATTTCTTAGTAAAATAGCATGA
- a CDS encoding TIGR00730 family Rossman fold protein → MNSLNSICVFCGSSEGNDTRVIAEALLLGEKLAEQKITLVYGAAKIGIMGKVAQGVMQQKGKVIGVIPEFLKRKEVVHQGLYKLITTVNMHERKMKMQELSDGFITLPGGFGTLEELFEIITWSQLGLHQKPIGLLNTGGFYNDLLALLENMVRRGFLKMENYELLLVDDDIDRLLGKMRAFKPIQVPKWLKPERT, encoded by the coding sequence ATGAACAGTCTGAATTCAATTTGTGTATTTTGTGGAAGCAGTGAGGGGAATGATACCAGGGTTATTGCCGAGGCATTATTATTAGGAGAAAAACTAGCAGAACAAAAAATTACTCTGGTGTATGGTGCTGCAAAAATTGGGATAATGGGGAAGGTTGCCCAGGGAGTGATGCAGCAAAAAGGAAAAGTGATAGGAGTGATTCCAGAATTTTTAAAGCGGAAAGAAGTAGTACATCAGGGATTATATAAACTAATTACTACGGTTAATATGCACGAGCGAAAGATGAAAATGCAAGAGCTTAGTGATGGTTTTATTACATTACCGGGAGGGTTTGGGACATTAGAAGAATTGTTTGAAATTATAACATGGTCTCAGTTAGGTTTGCACCAAAAACCAATTGGACTTTTAAATACCGGAGGGTTTTATAATGACCTGTTAGCTTTGTTAGAAAACATGGTGCGAAGAGGGTTTTTAAAAATGGAAAATTATGAGTTGCTCCTTGTTGATGATGATATAGATAGGTTATTAGGGAAAATGAGGGCCTTTAAGCCGATACAAGTGCCAAAATGGTTAAAACCAGAGAGAACATGA
- the prmC gene encoding peptide chain release factor N(5)-glutamine methyltransferase, with protein MKIKDLRVSFTNSLSGIYDSEEILSFFYMLSEEILGLKRVDVAMCLDKILTVSEKANFDNAIKRLEKQEPIQYIIGETYFFGIPFMVNEHVLIPRPETEELVDWILKDQKKEKQSITILDVGTGSGCIAISLAKKIPEAKVYAIDISEKAIQVAKENTRKNQVDVTFIKTDVLEIEDLFRDFDIIVSNPPYVRELEKKEMKSNVLDNEPQQALFVSDDEPLLFYKKITDLAKRKLRENGSLYFEINQYLGIETKSMIESKGFKSVEVRKDIYGNERMIRARLN; from the coding sequence TTGAAGATAAAAGACCTTAGAGTTAGTTTTACAAATTCTTTATCCGGGATCTATGATTCTGAAGAAATATTGTCTTTTTTTTATATGCTTTCCGAAGAGATTTTAGGACTTAAAAGAGTAGATGTTGCTATGTGTCTTGATAAAATACTCACTGTTAGTGAAAAAGCGAATTTTGATAACGCTATAAAACGACTCGAAAAACAAGAACCTATTCAATACATAATTGGTGAGACCTATTTTTTTGGAATACCATTTATGGTTAATGAACATGTATTGATTCCGAGACCAGAAACCGAAGAGTTGGTAGATTGGATTTTGAAAGATCAAAAAAAGGAGAAACAATCAATAACAATACTAGATGTTGGTACAGGAAGTGGTTGTATAGCTATTTCTTTAGCAAAAAAAATACCTGAAGCCAAAGTATATGCGATAGACATATCAGAAAAAGCCATACAGGTGGCCAAAGAAAATACCAGGAAAAACCAGGTAGATGTCACATTTATTAAAACAGATGTTCTGGAAATCGAAGATCTATTTAGAGATTTTGATATCATAGTTTCTAACCCGCCTTATGTACGAGAGCTAGAGAAAAAAGAAATGAAATCTAATGTGCTTGATAATGAACCACAGCAGGCTTTGTTTGTTTCTGATGATGAGCCTTTACTCTTTTATAAGAAGATTACAGATCTGGCTAAGAGAAAATTGAGAGAAAATGGTAGTTTATATTTTGAAATTAATCAATACCTGGGTATAGAAACCAAGAGTATGATCGAGAGCAAAGGATTTAAATCTGTAGAAGTACGTAAGGATATATATGGTAATGAACGTATGATAAGAGCTCGTTTAAATTAA
- a CDS encoding GNAT family N-acetyltransferase, with translation MNDIKIRAIQSKDNKVIASVIREVLIEMGVPKVGTAYEDKSLDSMYETYNYSRMKYYVVEEEGRIIGGAGIAPLEGEVIKDICELQKMYFLPQARGKGVGYAMINKCLDFAKEQGYAKCYLETMPYMESARKLYKKVGFIPLEEPIGDTGHYSCQAWMIKDL, from the coding sequence ATGAATGATATAAAAATACGAGCAATACAGTCAAAAGATAATAAAGTAATTGCCTCGGTAATACGAGAAGTCTTAATAGAAATGGGAGTGCCTAAGGTAGGTACTGCTTATGAGGATAAGTCTTTGGATAGTATGTATGAAACTTATAACTATTCAAGAATGAAGTATTACGTAGTCGAAGAAGAGGGGAGAATCATTGGCGGGGCAGGTATTGCTCCATTAGAGGGAGAAGTTATTAAAGATATTTGCGAGTTGCAAAAAATGTATTTCTTACCACAGGCGAGAGGCAAAGGAGTTGGGTATGCCATGATAAATAAATGTCTCGATTTTGCGAAAGAACAAGGGTATGCCAAATGTTATTTGGAAACAATGCCTTATATGGAGTCTGCCAGGAAATTATACAAAAAAGTAGGCTTTATCCCTTTGGAAGAGCCGATTGGAGATACCGGGCATTATAGTTGCCAAGCATGGATGATAAAAGATCTATAA
- the ribD gene encoding bifunctional diaminohydroxyphosphoribosylaminopyrimidine deaminase/5-amino-6-(5-phosphoribosylamino)uracil reductase RibD → MKTHEKYIKRCIQLAKNGLGTTYSNPLVGSVIVHNDSIIGEGWHYQSGKPHAEVNAIASVKDHSLLKDATIYVSLEPCSHFGKTPPCSDLIAEKGIKKVVIGTIDTFAKVSGAGIQKLMNAGCDVIVGVLENECLALNKRFFTFHNKKRPYIILKWAETTDGYIAPVSTNKREPVWITNTYSRQIVHKWRAEEQAILVGSQTVIKDNPKLTIRDWGGQHHPTRVVINRSGKIPKDSAVLDQSVKTIVITSEKLKKDNNNTLIYEVVDSQENLAKEICNILYRHNIQSVIIEGGSYTIQSFIDKNLWDEARVFEGNITFGTGIKAPTQNGNLISEQKIMTDTLKTYQND, encoded by the coding sequence GTGAAAACACACGAAAAATACATAAAACGCTGCATACAGCTTGCCAAAAACGGACTAGGAACAACCTATTCCAACCCTTTGGTAGGTAGTGTAATTGTGCATAATGATAGTATCATTGGTGAAGGGTGGCATTATCAATCGGGTAAACCTCATGCCGAAGTAAATGCTATTGCTTCGGTAAAAGATCACTCTCTTTTAAAAGACGCTACCATCTATGTTAGCCTTGAACCTTGTAGTCATTTTGGAAAAACACCTCCTTGTAGTGATCTTATTGCCGAAAAAGGAATCAAAAAGGTAGTTATCGGCACAATAGATACTTTTGCAAAAGTATCGGGTGCAGGAATTCAAAAGTTAATGAATGCTGGTTGTGATGTAATTGTTGGGGTTCTAGAAAATGAATGCTTAGCATTAAACAAAAGGTTTTTTACTTTTCATAACAAAAAACGACCATATATCATTCTAAAATGGGCAGAAACTACAGATGGTTATATTGCACCGGTTTCTACTAACAAAAGAGAGCCTGTCTGGATTACAAATACATATTCCAGGCAAATTGTACACAAATGGCGAGCAGAAGAACAAGCTATTTTGGTCGGTAGTCAAACCGTTATAAAAGACAACCCTAAACTTACTATCAGAGATTGGGGTGGTCAACATCACCCTACTAGAGTTGTCATTAACAGATCAGGGAAAATCCCTAAAGATTCTGCCGTGCTGGATCAATCAGTAAAGACCATAGTGATTACTTCAGAAAAGTTAAAAAAAGACAATAACAATACTCTTATTTATGAAGTTGTCGATTCACAAGAGAATCTTGCCAAGGAAATATGCAACATTCTCTATAGACACAACATCCAATCAGTGATCATAGAAGGAGGCTCCTATACAATACAATCTTTTATTGATAAAAACCTCTGGGATGAGGCGAGGGTTTTTGAAGGAAATATTACTTTTGGAACCGGAATAAAGGCACCTACACAAAATGGAAATCTAATTTCTGAACAAAAAATCATGACAGACACCCTAAAGACATATCAAAATGATTAA
- a CDS encoding HAD family hydrolase: MIKTIIFDFGDVFLNLDKSATERELYNLNNEKLTTELRELNILYEAGKITTKELIENLQKYIPEASEKQLIYAWNALLQDFPKHRLEFIQKLASEQRYKLILLSNNNELHINWIKEHISFFPAFKSCFDAFYLSHEINLRKPEPYIFEFVLEQHQLNPSETLFIDDTKDNTDTAAALGMHTWNNNPVTEDVADLFTIKSDLF, encoded by the coding sequence ATGATTAAAACTATAATTTTTGATTTTGGAGACGTCTTTCTTAATTTAGACAAGTCCGCAACAGAAAGAGAATTATATAACCTTAACAACGAAAAGCTTACTACAGAATTACGAGAGCTTAATATCTTGTATGAAGCAGGCAAAATTACTACGAAAGAACTTATAGAAAATCTTCAAAAGTATATTCCAGAAGCTTCAGAAAAGCAACTTATCTATGCATGGAATGCTCTTTTACAGGATTTTCCTAAACATCGTCTAGAATTTATTCAGAAACTAGCTTCAGAACAACGTTACAAGTTGATCTTACTTAGTAATAATAATGAATTGCATATTAATTGGATTAAGGAACATATTAGCTTTTTCCCTGCTTTCAAATCATGTTTTGATGCTTTTTACCTTTCTCACGAAATCAATTTACGAAAGCCAGAACCTTATATTTTTGAATTTGTTCTAGAACAACATCAATTAAACCCAAGTGAAACACTTTTTATTGATGATACAAAGGACAATACAGACACTGCTGCTGCATTGGGAATGCACACCTGGAACAACAACCCTGTAACCGAAGATGTTGCAGATTTATTTACCATAAAATCTGATTTATTTTGA
- a CDS encoding IMPACT family protein — MEIKDTYKTINTPGEEALFKDRNSKFFGYTFPITTEEDAKHIIADLKKKHHAARHWCYAWKIGTEPATYRINDDGEPSNSAGQPIYGQILSFDVTYILIVVVRYFGGVKLGVGGLISAYRTAAQLALEASDIVEKTINIDFVLIFEYKDMNKVMRIIKEHTLKITKQDHKLNCKIHISVRKKFADKIKDVFSPLYGIEIRKTQG; from the coding sequence TTGGAAATAAAAGACACATATAAAACAATTAACACTCCTGGAGAGGAAGCTCTTTTTAAAGATAGGAATAGCAAGTTTTTTGGATATACATTTCCTATTACTACAGAAGAGGATGCCAAACATATTATTGCTGATCTTAAAAAGAAACATCACGCTGCCCGACATTGGTGTTATGCATGGAAAATAGGGACCGAACCTGCCACATACCGTATTAATGATGATGGCGAACCTTCTAATTCTGCGGGCCAACCCATCTATGGTCAGATCCTATCTTTTGATGTTACTTATATACTAATTGTTGTAGTGCGTTATTTTGGAGGTGTCAAATTGGGAGTTGGCGGATTAATTAGTGCCTATAGAACTGCTGCTCAATTAGCACTTGAAGCTTCAGATATAGTCGAAAAAACAATTAATATTGATTTTGTACTTATTTTCGAATATAAAGACATGAATAAAGTGATGAGGATTATTAAAGAACATACTTTAAAAATCACGAAACAAGATCATAAATTGAATTGTAAAATTCATATTTCGGTAAGAAAAAAGTTTGCAGATAAAATAAAAGATGTTTTTTCCCCGTTGTATGGTATAGAAATTAGAAAAACACAAGGTTAA
- a CDS encoding acyl-CoA thioesterase, with amino-acid sequence MLITSETLLKVRYSETDQMGVVYHGNYAQYLELARIDWLSRLGVSYKSMEENGVMLPVFTLDFKFKKSAFFDDELIVKTSLKKIPTAKIVFDFEIFNKNNELLTTASTTLVFVDSKTRKPIPCPSYLLEKIKNY; translated from the coding sequence ATGCTAATCACTTCAGAAACTTTACTAAAGGTGCGATACTCTGAAACCGATCAGATGGGTGTAGTATATCATGGTAACTACGCGCAGTATTTAGAATTGGCACGAATTGATTGGTTATCCCGATTAGGGGTCTCATATAAATCAATGGAAGAAAATGGCGTTATGCTTCCTGTGTTTACATTAGACTTTAAATTTAAGAAATCTGCCTTTTTCGACGATGAATTAATTGTTAAAACTTCGCTGAAGAAAATTCCTACAGCAAAAATCGTTTTCGATTTTGAGATTTTTAATAAAAATAATGAATTACTAACAACAGCATCTACAACTTTAGTCTTTGTTGATAGTAAAACAAGAAAGCCTATTCCATGTCCCTCTTACTTGCTTGAAAAAATAAAAAACTATTAA